One window from the genome of Salvia miltiorrhiza cultivar Shanhuang (shh) chromosome 7, IMPLAD_Smil_shh, whole genome shotgun sequence encodes:
- the LOC130994408 gene encoding putative late blight resistance protein homolog R1B-14, translating into MAAYAALASLLNTIQQMMTHPTLSTSFHNIQIQSLQEKATLLLHFIETYHYGGGVSQEAQHLESQITSAAHTAEDMIESHIVNQLLPLSAHHREAAFSFSLYLQKKRAIEGENAAAVGDVDQFHGGSNQPIEKPAPHVATGDGCLDYLRQIIEDMDAIIQKANELKEKQRFREEHSIPPLTLTQTREESGMVGFHDELIQLLDELTDQRSNRQIVSIVGMGGMGKTTLAKSIYANQLIIERFDIRVWATVSQQYNAKQILQQLSDKDNSSDEDVDKLGEQLHKTLFGRRYLIILDDIWSVEAWDEVSRFFPDNGNGSRIVLTTRLLDVANNCGSSCFSKNLLDDNESWKLLCKKAFQNENCPTELEEVGREIVKLCKGLALSIVVIGGSLQKSPRTVGYWKNVAREIESSPNSKEKEESLNVLFSSYNHLPPHLKPCFLYIGVLKLTNYEKLNVSSLIQLWAAEGFLKPNGGRTLEELAEDYIKDLIDRNLILVGRQRKNGRMKSCDIHDLLRDLCLKVAEQQGLFHVNSRSPIQGTERRLVCNKAPWWREKARPSLARSMVGYVFQKEDSYKHRLLRILDAECNIAVEELFGCVNLRYLADRRSLGQGMFVLPSSISLAWNLHALIFQKSSPWGPRVVAPIEIWKMPQLRHIQCGGGFYLLHPDGQLQDDLIILENLQTLGKAVNLRLSEDVCKIIANIKILHLQYNDALQGWDASLIGCLCNLDRLRRLESLKLTCDIRWGNMYCKLNEILTFPRLLNKLSLSNIGFEWDDLRMIGSLPLLEVLQVRRNCVTGKNRTTWSPVDGQFQRLKFLKIDWGNLTCWNADSCHFPILEKLLLVDVFELEEIPWGIGEIPTLKLVHLHLCSNSAAISAIKIKDEQLEYQENDDLQIQIRVDNYNLKRFMAMVETEGLTLDNVQFKLI; encoded by the coding sequence ATGGCAGCTTATGCAGCTCTCGCTTCTCTCTTGAATACCATTCAGCAGATGATGACCCATCCTaccctttccacttctttccaCAACATTCAGATCCAATCTCTTCAGGAGAAGGCTACTTTGTTGCTCCATTTCATAGAGACCTATCATTACGGTGGTGGAGTTAGCCAAGAAGCACAACATCTCGAAAGCCAAATCACATCTGCAGCTCATACAGCTGAGGATATGATTGAATCACACATCGTCAATCAACTCCTTCCTCTTTCAGCGCATCATCGCGAAGCAGCTTTcagtttctctctctatctacaGAAAAAGAGGGCAATTGAAGGGGAAAATGCAGCTGCAGTTGGAGATGTGGATCAATTTCATGGTGGATCCAACCAACCAATTGAAAAGCCTGCACCTCATGTGGCTACAGGAGATGGATGCTTGGATTATCTGCGACAGATAATTGAAGACATGGATGCTATCATCCAAAAGGCCAACGAGTTGAAGGAGAAACAGAGATTCAGAGAGGAGCATTCAATACCTCCTCTTACTCTTACTCAGACCAGAGAAGAAAGTGGTATGGTGGGATTTCATGATGAGTTGATTCAACTTCTTGACGAGCTCACCGATCAACGATCCAATCGGCAAATCGTCTCAATCGTGGGTATGGGCGGCATGGGTAAGACTACTCTTGCCAAATCTATTTATGCTAATCAACTCATCATTGAACGCTTTGATATTCGTGTTTGGGCTACCGTATCACAGCAATACAATGCTAAACAAATTCTTCAACAACTTTCTGACAAAGACAACTCCTCCGATGAAGATGTAGATAAATTAGGAGAacaattacataaaactttatTTGGTAGAAGATATTTGATCATATTAGATGACATATGGAGTGTTGAAGCTTGGGATGAAGTGAGCCGTTTCTTTCCCGATAACGGAAATGGAAGTCGGATTGTTCTAACTACTAGGTTGTTAGATGTGGCTAACAATTGTGGCTCTTCTTGCTTTTCTAAGAATCTTCTAGATGATAATGAAAGTTGGAAATTATTATGTAAGAAGGCATTCCAAAATGAAAATTGCCCCACTGAACTAGAGGAAGTCGGAAGGGAGATTGTTAAATTATGCAAAGGACTAGCATTGTCCATTGTTGTGATTGGTGGGAGTCTTCAAAAGTCTCCTAGGACTGTAGGATATTGGAAGAATGTTGCCAGAGAAATAGAATCAAGTCCTAATtcaaaagagaaagaagaaagcTTAAATGTATTGTTTTCAAGTTATAACCACTTGCCTCCTCATCTAAAGCCTTGCTTTCTTTATATTGGAGTTCTTAAACTCACTAATTATGAGAAACTCAACGTCTCGAGCCTCATCCAACTTTGGGCTGCTGAGGGATTTTTGAAACCAAATGGAGGTCGAACTTTAGAAGAGCTTGCTGAGGATTACATAAAGGATCTTATTGATAGAAATCTGATATTAGTTGGCAGACAACGTAAAAATGGGAGGATGAAAAGTTGTGATATTCATGATCTTTTGAGAGACCTATGCTTAAAAGTAGCTGAGCAACAAGGGCTTTTTCATGTAAACAGTCGAAGCCCTATACAAGGCACAGAACGCCGCCTGGTATGTAATAAGGCTCCTTGGTGGAGGGAAAAGGCTAGACCCTCACTTGCACGCTCTATGGTGGGATATGTGTTTCAGAAGGAGGACTCTTATAAACATAGATTGCTGAGAATTTTGGATGCAGAATGTAACATAGCAGTTGAAGAATTATTTGGGTGTGTTAATTTGCGCTATCTTGCAGACCGTCGTAGCCTGGGCCAGGGCATGTTTGTGCTTCCTAGTTCAATATCCTTGGCATGGAATTTGCATGCTTTAATCTTTCAGAAATCTTCACCGTGGGGTCCTCGAGTTGTTGCACCAATTGAAATTTGGAAGATGCCACAACTTAGGCATATCCAGTGTGGTGGTGGATTTTATCTTCTTCATCCCGACGGACAATTGCAAGATGACTTGATAATCTTGGAAAATCTTCAGACGCTTGGGAAAGCAGTGAATTTGAGGTTGAGTGAGGATGTGTGCAAAATCATTGCCAACATCAAGATATTGCATCTTCAATATAATGATGCGTTGCAAGGATGGGATGCTAGTTTGATTGGGTGTTTGTGTAATCTTGATCGTTTGCGTAGACTTGAATCACTCAAACTGACATGCGACATTAGGTGGGGGAACATGTATTGTAAGCTGAATGAGATACTCACATTTCCGAGATTGCTAAACAAGTTGAGCTTGAGCAACATCGGTTTTGAATGGGATGATCTGAGAATGATTGGTTCGTTGCCCCTACTCGAAGTTCTCCAGGTACGACGTAACTGTGTCACTGGGAAAAATAGGACAACGTGGAGTCCTGTTGACGGGCAGTTTCAACGCCTCAAGTTCTTGAAAATTGATTGGGGTAATCTGACATGTTGGAATGCAGATAGTTGTCATTTCCCGATTCTGGAGAAGCTTCTTCTTGTTGACGTATTTGAGTTGGAAGAGATCCCATGGGGTATCGGTGAGATACCAACACTCAAACTTGTTCATCTGCATCTCTGTAGTAACTCTGCTGCGATTTCAgctattaaaataaaagatgagCAGCTCGAGTATCAGGAAAATGATGACCTTCAAATCCAAATTCGCGTCGACAATTATAACCTGAAGAGATTCATGGCAATGGTGGAAACAGAGGGCTTGACACTCGATAATGTTCAATTCAAGTTAATTTGA